One Streptosporangium becharense genomic window, GGCGACGTTGCGCACGTACGAGGCCGACGTCTCGGACTCGTACACCATGGGCAGCAGCACCGACGCGTGCGTCACCCCCGCGAACGCCGCCTTCAGCCCCGCGGAGTCGCCGAGGTCACCGACGACGGGCTCGACCCCCTCGGGCAGGCGGCCCGCGGCCTCCCGTGAGCGGATCAGCCCCCGGGTCTCGTGACCGCGCGCCGCCAGCAGCCGGGCGACGGCGCCGCCCTGCGCGCCGGTCGCGCCGATCACAAGACAGCGGAATCCTCCATCAGACGCCATCGAGCACACTCCCCATCTGGTCGACTCACCTATGAAGACCAGTTTCGAGGCCCGGCACAGTACGCTCGATAAGCAAGAATCCCTTGATTTTTAAGGATCGTCCATGGAGTCCGATGACGACCTGCTGAGCGATCTCCTGGCCCCGTTGCGCCTGCACGGCCTGTTCCACAGCCGGTGGTCGGCGCGGGCGCCGTGGGGCGTCGCGGGTGAGAGGGAGAACTGCGCGATCCTGCACTACGTCCAGGAAGGCGAGTGCACGGTGGAACTGCCGGAGACGGCCGGGCCGATCCGGCTGCACCCGGGTGACCTGGCGGTCTTCCCGCACGGCAGCGCGCACCGGCTCGCCGACCGGCCGGGCAGGGCCGCCGTCCCGCTGGACACCGTGGTCCCCGGGCGAGCGCCGGGCGCCGTGCGCGCCGTGGAGATCGACGGCCCGGGTCCGGTGACGACCATGCTCTGCGGCGGTCTGCACTACGACGGTGTGGCTGCCGCCCCGCTGTACCGGGCGCTGCCGCCGGTGTTCGTGCTGGACCGCGTGGCACTCGCGAGGCAGCCGCTGCTGGATGGCACGCTGCGGCGCCTCGCCGAGGAGTGGACGCACGCCGAGCCCGGTGGGCGACTGGTGGCGTTGCGTGCTTTCGAACTGGCATTCGTGCTGGCTCTGCGCGTGGCGCTCAGCGAGCTGGCCCCGGACGAGCCCGTGCTGCGCGCACTGCGCCACCCCGCGATCAGCAGAGCGCTGCTCGCCGTGCACAACCGGTTCGCCGAGCCGTGGACGCTGGAGTCGCTGGCGGCGGAGGCGGGGCTGTCGCGCTCGGCGTTCGCGGCGACCTTCCGTGAACTGGTCGGGGAGTCCCCGATGCGCCACTTGACCGCCCGCAGAATGCAGGAGGCGGCGCGGCTGCTGACCGACACCGAGTTGACGCAGGGCCGCATCGCCGAGCGTGTCGGCTACCACTCCGGCGTGGGCTTCCATCTCGCTTTCCGCGCCTGGTCGGGGCGGACCCCCGGCGACTACCGTCGCGCGCACACCCCCGTTGCGGGCCGGCCGCCTGCCGTCCGCACCCGGCCTCCCGCTCTCCGCCACGCCCCGACCGGGAACAGGGACGGCGGCCAGGTGCCCGCAGGCACCTGACTCCGGTGGGAGACGCCGGAACGGCGGGGCAGGGTCGCCCGGACGGCCGGCCCCGGATATCGGAGCCCTACACGCTGCCGGCGGCTTCCCGGGACGCACTCGCGCCGGAGCTCGGCCGGACTCCCCGCCCGGTGGTGTCCCGGGCGCCGTACCGGCCGGCGCGCAACCTGTCCCGGGCGGTGCGGGCGACACCGGGATCATCGGCGAAGACCCCGTCCACGCCGAGGCGGTACAACCGCCTCAGCCACCCCGCCACGTCCCCGGTGGCGCGCCGGTAGGCGCGTGTGCCGGGTTCACCGCGCCGGTACTCGGCCGGGAGCGACGCGTTGTGGCTGCGGATCGTCGCGACGTGCACCAGGAGGTTCTGCCGGTGGGCGTCCCGCAGGAGCGAGGTGGGTTTCCCGAGTCTCCCGCCGGGGCCGGCGGCCAGGATCCGCCTGGTGGACACCCCGATGCCGTCAGCGTAACCGGCGATCTCCCGCAACCCCTCGGCGGTGGTGAGGTCGTCGTAGGTACGCGGGTCGTCCACCGCCATCAGGTCGTAGGGGGCGCCGGTCGCACCGATCAACTGGATCAGCCGCAGCCGCGTGACGGGACGGAGCTCCCGCAGGATGCGGGTCTCGAACGACTGGATGAACACCGGATCCTGCGCGTCCTCCCAGCCGTGCCGGCGGAAGGTCTCCAGCAGCGGTTTCTCCAGGGGCAGCCCGATCGAGGCGAAGTAGCTCGGGGACTTGGTCTCGGCGTAGACACCCACGCCGTGCCGCTGCGCGAGCCGGATGATCTCGTCCAGCGTCGGGATGAGCGCCACCCCGTCGTAGGCCGTGTTGTCCCGCCGCCGTTTGGGGTAGCGCTCCATGGCCCGCAGGGTGCGCAGCTCAGGCAGCGTGAAGTCCTCGGTGAACCAGCCGGTACTCCGGCGGCCGTTCACGATCTTGGTTGTCCTGCGGCCGGCGAACTCGGGGTGGGCCTCGACGTCGGTGGTCGCCGAGAGCTCGTTCTCGTGCCGGGCGACCAACACGTGGTCCTTGGTGGAGACGAGGTCGGGCTCGATGTAGTCGGCTCCCATCCGGATGGCGGCCCGGTAGGACATGAGCGTGTGCTCGGGCCGGAAGGCGCTGGCGCCGCGGTGCGCGATGACGATCGGCGCACGGTCGTCACGGTCCGGCCGGGTGGCCACGGGGAGTGCGGACCAACCGACCGCCGTCCCCCGCGACAGGCGGTACCCCGCCCCGGTGGACCGCGTTCCACCGAACCGCGTGCCCATGGCGCCGGCGGCCCACGGCCGCGCACGCCCGGTGCCGGCGGACCACGGACTCCCGTGGCGCCTGGTGGTCCACCAGTTCCCGTGACGCCTGGTGATCCAGCCGTCCGCCCGCCCGGACGACCGGTTCCAGTGCCGCTTGGCGGGTCTGTCGGAGCGCCGGAACTTCCAGCTCCGGTGCCGCTCGGCCGCGCCGCTCCTCTGCCGCCCGACGATCACCCGCCCCGGCCGGCCGACCGACCGGTCCCCGGGCCGCTTGGCCGTCTTGCCTTCCGGCTGCCTGTGCCCCGCCTCTCCCGGCCACCCGAGCGTCCAGCCCGACGGTCGGTCGCCCCCCGCTTTCGGATTCTGGACGGCACCGGCCATCGCCATCCCTATCACCACGGCCAGCACACCGGCCCGCGTCACGCTCACCCGAGCACCCCCCGACTCGTCCTTGTTCGGGGGGCATACCTATACGAATAGCTCTCTACCCGGATCGTCCAGGCGGCTAACGACGCCCGGGCCCGCCTACCAGGCGATGCTCAGACGGCGGGCGGCCACATCCCCGGCTGCTGCGGGGCCTGCCACTGCGCCATGCGCTGCCGGGGCACGATCCTGAAGCGGTACACCGCGAGCAGGACGGTGCCGCCGATGACACCCGCTCCGGCGCCGCCGGCCAGGTACCACCCGCCATCGGACTGGGTGAAGTACTCCTGCTGGTCGAGTTCGGCGAAATTGGTCGACCGTCTGGCCTCCGCCAGCAACTCCTCGTACTTCGCAGGATCGGTCTCCTTGACGGTCTCCGCTTCGCTGATCAACTCGGACGCCCTCTGGAGGCTGCTGTCGATCCGTTCCCGCGTCTCGCTCGCCCGGGAGAGCGCGACACCGCTCAGCACCCCGGCGCCCAGGCCCGCCACCAAAAGCACGGCGCCCAGCCACGGCACCCATTTCATGACCATCACTCCCGTATCGGTTCGCGTACCGCTGAGCGCGGTGCGGGGGCCGGCGACGCCCGAGATCCGGGAAGGACATCGGCCGCCGGGACGGGCTGCCCCCGCGGCACGTGCAGCCGCACACCGGCCGCGCTCCCGGCAGCCGGCTCGGTGAGGCCGTCGCATGCCGGGTCGTCACCCCCGCCCCGGAGAACGGTAGTCCCGCGCCGGTTCCGGCGGCACCCACCGTCCGGCTGATCCGGCATCCCCCACCAGAGTGATCCGGAGACCGGACCGTCCGTGCTCGCCCGCCGGCGCGGGCCGTGACCGGGCGGCGGGCGGTGCCGTGTCGGGAACCCGGTCATCACCCGGCGCGGGCCCGCGAGACGGTCCGGCAGGGGCCCGCGAGACGATCCCGGGCCCGGAAGGACGGTCCAGCAGGGGTCAGCGAAGCGGTCGGCGTGGATTCGGAAGACGGCCAGGCGCGGGCCCGGGAGGCGGTCAGGCGCGACGGGTCTTGGAGAGGGTCGCGTAGACGATGATGTTGTCGGTGTAGTGGTGGGTCTTGCTGTTGTAGACGCCGCCGCAGGTGATCAGGCGGAGAGTGGCCTCGCCGGTGTTGCCGTAGACCCGCTTGGACGGGAACGCCTGCTTGCTGACCTGCTCCACCCCGTCGACGGTGAACTCGACGACGGTGCCGTCCGAACGGGACACCTTGATCTTGTCGCCGCGCCGGATCTCCTTCAGGCGGCTGAACACGGCGGCACCCTTACGGGTGTTGACGTGGCCGAGGATCACCGAGGGCCCCTGCTGCCCGGGGATCGGGCCGTGCTTGTACCAGCCGGCCTGGTTCGGCCTGCTCAGCGGAGGGGTCTGGATCTCGCGTCTGGCGTCGACCCCGAGCGCCATCAGCGGGGCCAGCACGCCGATCTTGGGGATGGCCAGCCGCCGGGGCTTCACTCCGTCGCTCTTGAGCGGCGGCGGGGGTGCGACCACGGGCAGCGGCGGCGGCGCCGTGGGCGCCGCGGGCGTCAGCGGCACGTCCAGACCCCCCGGGCCGACCGAGGACGGCAGGACTCCGGCCGGGTTCTGCACCTGCGGGCCGCCGGCCGGGGCGTTCTGCGGCGGCAGGGTGCTGTCGGCCGCCAGCGGCACCGGCGGCCCGTACGTCTCCTCGTCGACCGCCGGGGTGAGGTAGGCGAGCAGCCCCGCCATGATCACCCCGACCCCGCCGAGCGACCCGGCCACGAGCAGCGCGGGCAGCAGCATGCCGCCCTTCCGCCCCGGCGCGGGACCGCCGCCGTGGTAGGGATCGGGACCACCCTGCACGGGTCCGTGGTACATCCGAAAAGCCCCCTTCAGCTACCCCTGGCCGCGCGCGTGCGCCGCCCGCCGCCTGATCAACGCCACACCGCCGAAGACGCTTCCGGCCACCATGGCCGTCCCCGCCCCGACGAGCCCCAGCCCGGAGCCTCCCTGGTCCGGCGCCTCACCCGTCTGCGCGCCGCCGCTGGGCGTGATGATCACCTGCGGCGTGGTGGGGGTGGGTCTGGTGGGGGTGACGGTGGCGGTCACCGTCAAGGTCGGCTTGGGGGTGGAGGTGGTCGTGCTGGTGCCCTTCGCCCCGCCCGGCGGCGGCGTCGTGCCGGTGCCCGTGGGGGTCGAATTCGTCGGTCCGGGGGTCGTGGGACCGCCGGTGGGAGTACCCGTGGAGGTGGTCGTGGGAGTGCCGGTGGGAGTGATCGTGGGGGTTCCCGTCGGGTCCACCGTGCCCGTCGAGGTGGGGGTGGGAGACTGGCTCGCCCCGTCCGAGATGACGACGTTCACCGACACCGGCGCGCTGACGAGATCGCACGTGGCCCGGTACTCGTTCGGCGGGTTCTTCAGCTCCCTGGTGATCACCCGGAAGGCGTCGAGCTGTGCCCACTTGCCGTGCTCCTCGTTCACCACCTGGATGGTGTGCTTGCCGTAGTCGAGCCCGAGGAAGCGCCACAGCGTCAGCCCGCCCCGGTTGGCGTCGTTCGACGGCGTGCCGTCGGGCAGCTTGGAGGCGTCGACGGAGGCCGGTGTGGCGAGCTGTCCGTCGATGTAGAACTTGACCTTGCCCGCCCGGTGGTCGCGCTGGGCGACGTACTCGATTCCGGTGCCGGTGAACTGGAGGGAGGCCCTGGCGTTCCCCTCCACCGTGCGGTGGATGTCGTGGTGGTGGTCGTTGTTGTTCGCCGGCTGGTCGTTCAGGTCCTCCCAGTAGCCCGTCTCGTACTGGACCCGCGGGTCGTCGTCGTTGACCATGACCTCACTGGCCGGCGGCGTGAAGTCCACGAACAACTTCCGGGGCGTGACCTTGAGGGTGCCCGCCGCGTGGGTGTGGGCGGCGTCGGCGATCCCCTCGGGGAGCTTCAGGATGGTGCCGGGCTGGAGCTGGTTGGGCTGCGTCACGCTGCCGATCGGCTGCAGGACACCGGTCCAGATGCCGGAGAGCTGCACGTTCCCGGTGACCTTGACCTGGGCCCCCGGCGCGAAGTAGTCGGGCGAGCCGAACCGGGTCGGGTCCTGCATGTAGCCGAGCTTCCAGCCGACGCTGAGCGGTTCGCCGACCTTGAGCGTCGTGGGGATCGACACCCTCGTCCGGAGGTTGACCGTGCCGCCGTTCAGCGCGATCCCGCCGGTGCACTTGTAGTCGACCACGAGTTCGGCGTTCTCGGCGCGCGCCGAGCCGGGAGACAGCGTGGCCAGCGCACCGGCCACCAGGCCCACGACGGCAACCGCGACAGACCTACGGACCCCAGACCGCCACCGAACCACCACATACTCCGATCACGAGGGCCGCCGGCCACAGGCATGCCCATAGCAAACCAGGGTAGATCGTACGGTTTACCCCTCTTCGGCGCAGCGAGATGCCGCTTTCCCCCGAAGACCGTGGCGGAGTTGTGATCTGCCCTTACCACCCCGTTTCCCGGCCGGCAACCTGAGCAGCCGGTATGGGTGTACCTGGAAGTAACAGAATTGTATTCTGTATCACGGATCCCAAGGAGGCGGACAATGCAGCGAGACCTCTACGAGGAGGAGCACGGGCTCTTCCGCGAGACCGTGCGTGACTTCCTGGCCCGCGAGGTGGTGCCCCACCACCCCCGCTGGGAGAAGGAGGGCATCGTCCCCCGTGAGGTGTGGAAGAAGGCCGGCGAGATCGGGATGTTCGGCTTCGGAGTGCCGGAGGAGTTCGGCGGATCGGGCGTCACGGACTTCCGCTACAACGCCGTGATCGTCGAGGAGATCATCAGGATCGGTGCGTCCGGGCTGGGCTTCTCGTTGCACAACGACGTGATGGCGCCGTACCTCGTCGACCTCACCGACGACGGGCAGAAAGCACGCTGGCTGCCCGGGTTCACCTCCGGTGAGCTCATCACCGCGATCGCGATGACCGAACCCGGTGCGGGCAGCGACCTGCAGGGCATCCGGACGACCGCCGTACGCGAGGGCGACCACTACATCGTCAACGGGCAGAAGACCTTCATCACCAACGGCATCAACTCCGACCTGGTCGTGACGGTCGTCAAGACCGACCCCGGCGCGGGTGCCCGGGGCATCTCGCTGCTGGTGGCCGAGCGGGGCATGGAGGGCTTCACCCGGGGCCGCAACCTGGAGAAGATCGGCATGCACGCGCAGGACACCGCGGAGCTGTTCTTCGACAACGTGCGGGTCCCGGCGGACAACCTGCTCGGCGGCGAGGAGGGGCAGGGCTTCTTCCAGCTCATGCGGAACCTGCCGCAGGAGCGCCTGTCGATCGCGG contains:
- a CDS encoding AraC family transcriptional regulator; translation: MESDDDLLSDLLAPLRLHGLFHSRWSARAPWGVAGERENCAILHYVQEGECTVELPETAGPIRLHPGDLAVFPHGSAHRLADRPGRAAVPLDTVVPGRAPGAVRAVEIDGPGPVTTMLCGGLHYDGVAAAPLYRALPPVFVLDRVALARQPLLDGTLRRLAEEWTHAEPGGRLVALRAFELAFVLALRVALSELAPDEPVLRALRHPAISRALLAVHNRFAEPWTLESLAAEAGLSRSAFAATFRELVGESPMRHLTARRMQEAARLLTDTELTQGRIAERVGYHSGVGFHLAFRAWSGRTPGDYRRAHTPVAGRPPAVRTRPPALRHAPTGNRDGGQVPAGT
- a CDS encoding glycerophosphodiester phosphodiesterase family protein: MSVTRAGVLAVVIGMAMAGAVQNPKAGGDRPSGWTLGWPGEAGHRQPEGKTAKRPGDRSVGRPGRVIVGRQRSGAAERHRSWKFRRSDRPAKRHWNRSSGRADGWITRRHGNWWTTRRHGSPWSAGTGRARPWAAGAMGTRFGGTRSTGAGYRLSRGTAVGWSALPVATRPDRDDRAPIVIAHRGASAFRPEHTLMSYRAAIRMGADYIEPDLVSTKDHVLVARHENELSATTDVEAHPEFAGRRTTKIVNGRRSTGWFTEDFTLPELRTLRAMERYPKRRRDNTAYDGVALIPTLDEIIRLAQRHGVGVYAETKSPSYFASIGLPLEKPLLETFRRHGWEDAQDPVFIQSFETRILRELRPVTRLRLIQLIGATGAPYDLMAVDDPRTYDDLTTAEGLREIAGYADGIGVSTRRILAAGPGGRLGKPTSLLRDAHRQNLLVHVATIRSHNASLPAEYRRGEPGTRAYRRATGDVAGWLRRLYRLGVDGVFADDPGVARTARDRLRAGRYGARDTTGRGVRPSSGASASREAAGSV
- a CDS encoding class F sortase, which encodes MYHGPVQGGPDPYHGGGPAPGRKGGMLLPALLVAGSLGGVGVIMAGLLAYLTPAVDEETYGPPVPLAADSTLPPQNAPAGGPQVQNPAGVLPSSVGPGGLDVPLTPAAPTAPPPLPVVAPPPPLKSDGVKPRRLAIPKIGVLAPLMALGVDARREIQTPPLSRPNQAGWYKHGPIPGQQGPSVILGHVNTRKGAAVFSRLKEIRRGDKIKVSRSDGTVVEFTVDGVEQVSKQAFPSKRVYGNTGEATLRLITCGGVYNSKTHHYTDNIIVYATLSKTRRA
- a CDS encoding acyl-CoA dehydrogenase family protein, translated to MQRDLYEEEHGLFRETVRDFLAREVVPHHPRWEKEGIVPREVWKKAGEIGMFGFGVPEEFGGSGVTDFRYNAVIVEEIIRIGASGLGFSLHNDVMAPYLVDLTDDGQKARWLPGFTSGELITAIAMTEPGAGSDLQGIRTTAVREGDHYIVNGQKTFITNGINSDLVVTVVKTDPGAGARGISLLVAERGMEGFTRGRNLEKIGMHAQDTAELFFDNVRVPADNLLGGEEGQGFFQLMRNLPQERLSIAVMAVAAAESVLETTIEYCRNRTAFGRSIGGFQNTRFVLAELDTEVEIARHYVDKCIRELNAGRLSAVDAAKAKWWTTELQTKVIDRCLQLHGGYGYMTEYPVAKAWLDSRVQTIYGGTTEIMKEIIGRSFGF